The stretch of DNA ATTATTACAAGTACCAGTAATAACATAGTAGGTGACCATTCAATGGTCTTCTAAATGCAGAATTAAAGCTGTCCTTGGGGCTGGTGGTACATTCCTCTGTAGTACTGTGTTCACTCCTGATTTTCCTGCTCCTGGGATGATCGGAGGGGGTGCAGAACGGGTTCAttagggtgttgcctggattcggtGGCATCTGAGGCAAGTAGAGGTTTGATGCACTTGGTTTGTTCACACTGGAATTACAatagagatctgacagaggtgtacaagtttgAGAGATAATAGTTTGGGTCGACAGCctgtattttttttgtttgatttgtACTTAAGATTggtgtctagtaccagagggcatttcGTTGAGGTGAGATGGGGTGAATTCGCAGCAATTGtgggtagttgttttttttttaacagagttgTGGGTGCTTGGAATTTACTCTCTGGGTCCTGTTGGAGGCAACTATATTATAGATGCTCCTAGATGCTCCATGAATTTACAGGAAATACAAGGAGTTGGTCAATAATATAAGAATGAATACGAAAGTATAACCATAAAACCGtatgacaattacagcacagaaacaggacagttcggcccttctagtcagtgccgaaCGCTTCCTCTCAccaaatcccactgacccgcactcagcccataaccctccatgtaATTCCCGTCCAAATTTTACTTTAattgacaataccgaacctgcctctaccacttctgatggaagctcgttccacacatcttttttttttctttcccagatatataaagagtaaaaaaaaaggaagatcGATATGGGACCGCTGGAAACGggtgacaaagaaatgacagacatactctgtggaagtcactagcgGAATTACAAAAGGAAAAGAGCATCAGTGAACAGAATTGCGTTTAgtgctattacaaaagaaaaggGGCTTGGaggatgaaaggtctgaagatagaagcgtcacctggactgggtcatacagTCTGCCAGGAGCCTGCATGTGGTGTGGGAGGATTCCCAGAGCGTTAGGATCTGGAGTGGGGGCTTCAGCAGAACCAACAGATGGATTAATAGAAAAATACAATGTAGAATGTTCAGACTGCCAAGAGAGATTCCTTGAATTGTTACTTGAATCCAGAGATCAGCAAATGAGGAATGGCGAATTTTGATTCCCAGGTtttgccaagtcacagactaacatttgagatgtggtttgaactgagcatttcatcactcaccAATCAATTGAGTGGGTAATTCAGACAACCCTTGGGCGATGTTCATGTATTtctgtggatcaggacctgtttaaatatttaaaaaaaaaacaacatccatggaaataaagctaaaataattaaaataactaaaatgtttatttcaatgtgcctttgtgttcaTTGCGTGTTTTTAACATACCGagctcctgtatttccctcagtatcctgtccaacttcggtaactcagtcctcgatgtcacaaaggattcccacatcgccctcagGGCCCGGGAGtctttgcccatcaccaaactgaggaagagtcttgaactctctgtccggtttcccttctctgtcagttcagtgactttctataaaaggaaaacaatgaatttattttggagcagatagacagacatggagaatgagaaggaaagtatctgttcatggccccagtagcttcagaacagatgcagtcactgggctgctgcctcatcctccctgggttcagtcattaccaGAGAAACAACAAgtgaaggaaattctaaatcaatattGTGAAAGAAAGCCGATTTACTGACACCCTGCAGCAGATGCAACGTGATTAATTTCCTCGATCTCTCAATGCACAGCGTTTCATCAACAGGATGTGACTACAAAAAACGGAAAAGAGGGGACACGGAGAgatcaaatgaaaaaaaaaatggatggcaggcatcactgaatcgtggctgaaagaagtttCTAGCTGGCTATTGAATCGAAAGAATAGGCAGGTGGGTGAAAGCTTTGGGTTGACTCTGttgtcattaaaaatgaaaagtcctAAGAAAGAGGTGATGTCGGATTTGAcaatgtagatgttaagaaactgcataggtaaaatgaccctgatggaaatTATGTACAGGCCtgttaacagtagccaggatgtgggctacaaattccaGTGGGAGAGAGAAGAGGCAGGTAAAGAGGTCAATGTTTAAATTGCCACggtgaatttcaatatgcaggaagcTTTGGAAAGTCAGGTCGGTGCTGAATCCCGAGTGTggaaatttatagaatgcctctgagatggcttttgagaaaagcctatggttgagcccactaaaggAAAGGCGGATCTTGATTCGGTGTTGTGTATTGCACCAGATTCGATTGAGGAGCTTCAGCTAAATAAACCcataagaggcagtgatcataaaatagcagaactcacactgcagtttgagagggagaagataaagttagatgcatcagtgttacagtggaatacaggaattacagaggcctgagagaggagctgggcaaaaATAAAAAATCGAAAATGATACTAAGAGGGTCATTGGCAGAGCagggatggctgaagtttctcggaGTAACTCCGAAAGCGCAGGAAAAAAATGATCACACAGATAAAGAGTTATTGTGAAGGGAGCCTGATCACCCGTGGCTGACGAGGTATtcaaagcagcacaaaagcaaaagagacggCACAGAATATCACAAAGTGTAGAAgaaagctggaggactggagTGTTTTTACAATCTAACAGAAGTCAATTAAAAATCTGTAATTagaaaaaatatgaaatatgaaggtaggctAGAAAGTAACGGAAAATAGTTTACTAAAACGTCCTTCTGATATatgaagagtgaaagagaggaTAGTGGATATTGGCCTGCTGTAAAATAACAATGGACAGGTACTGTCAGGGGACAAGGAATTGTCGGAAGGCATTagtcagtattttgcatcagtattcactgtaAAAAATATTAGAACGTGCCAGATATTTGAGCATgtcaggtggcagaagtgagtgtatttgcaATTATTGAGGAGAAGGCGCTCGGGAAGCTGAGCGTTCTTAAGACAGAGGAGTCCAGATCAACTGCAAGCGATtgtttctgaaagaggaggctgaagagattgtggagacattagtaattatCGCTcattagattttggaatggttccggaggaccgaTAATTTTAAATTATGGCagcacgtacaacacgctggaggaccacagcagttcgggcagcatccgcggaaacgagcagtcaacgtttcgggccgagacccttcgtcaggactgaagagtgaggggagggtgggaaggagaaggctggtaggtgccacgTGAATAAAGCAATAAGAAGAacaatcaaggggtgggggaggggatgcagggaggggataggcagggaagttgaagaaggaatataaggggaaagcacaatgggtagtagaagaaggcagaatcatgagagaggtgataggcagctggaggaggaggcagagtgaaactgagatggaggtgttacgtattcaggcaacaataaatatatatgtgtTATGCAAGGGTTTATagaacaaataacacgtttattaaacactgaaaacaaaccctccaaaagtaaacaaacactagcgtaaccggtaatcagctgctgtgcggcagattcacagttcttaatagcgttgcagttcaaacagttcttaaagcggtattggaaaaaaaaaacagttctttaaagcggtatgccgaaagttcaaaagctcacagtcaatttaaaaggagagactttttaaggcgatttaaattctcttccacgtcgttgtccttcgatccccggcgtcgaactttcccacgaagaattttatgaaatataacggttTAATGGCAccaacctcttcttccacactctgtcctcaatctcccgctatcccagcggagattaacacgagaacagtcaacgaaatccttccgaatgaggatccttccactgtcacgtgtcacgggtacgtaacagagggaattaccagaagttggagaattcaatattcatgccaaTTGGCTGgtgactacccagacggtatatgaggtgttgctcctccaacctgagtttggcctcatcatggcagtaaaggaggccaggtatggacatatctgaatgggaatgtgaagcagagtttaaATGGGTGGCAAGCggaagatcctgtctgttgtggcggacgaagCGGTCCCTCAATCTGCGTAGGGTCTCGCCGATGttgaggaggccacaccaggagcacggGATGCAATAGAAGACCCTAACAGCGTCACAAataaagtgttgtctcacctggaacgACTGTTTTGCGCCCTAAATGGTGGTaaaagaggaggtgtagggacgtgtatagcacttacgcttgcagggatgagtaccaggtgggagatctgtgggagggacttgtggaccaggcagtcgcggagggaacggaCACTACGGGAAGAGGAGGGgggttttattttaaattataggccaattagtctgatcaTCGTTTGGGAAGGTGTCAGCAGTCGAGAATTGAGGATaaggtttcggggtatttggacGAACATGATAAAAAATGCCAAAATCCATGAGGGAATAGCATGCTGGATCGACAACGGAGTGTCAGTGCGAGTTGTTCACTTGGACTTCCCGAGGACCTTTGACCAGGTGCCTCACATGACGCAGTTTAACAAGACAAGGGCCGACAGTGGAACAAGAAatacactagcatggatagaggatccaTGCTTTCTGGAGATCCATGGATAGAGGATTTCCAGACAGATTTTGTCTGACAGTCAGGAAGCACAGAATGGGAACAAACGGGGCTTCTTTTCTTGTTGGATTTCGGTGACCagcggtgttctgcagtggttggtTTTGGGACAGTATTTTTCCCgttatattaatgatttgaagGTTTTATTACTAAAATTGCACGCGTTACGATGATATGGGGAAGGACAGgaagtgttaaggaagcagggattTCGCGGGAGGACATTGACCGATGATAAATCGACATAGCAGAGGCAATTGGAATGTAGTATAGGGaggtgcatggccatacactttggcagaaataatgaagacgtagactgtttttgaatctgggagaaaattcagaaatcagagttgtaaagagtctcgGGAAACCTAGTGCAGGATTCTTTGCAATTTGTGTCGGTGTTAGAAAAGGCAATatcaatgctggcattcatttcgagTGGAGAAGAATGTAAGAACAAAACTTGCGAAACCGCAGTTGCATATTGTGAACGATTTTAGTCCCCTGATCAGAGAAAATAGATATTAGATATTCAGCAAGTTAACAGATTTACTTTTCCTTTTCGCCCTTCCCTTTCTGGATAACCTATTGATCTTCTTCCTTTTTAGGACAACCTGTCGACTTTTGCGATCATGAGATATCAGCCAGTCAGCAGATTTATTTTATGTTGTGTTTTCTTCTTCCCTTTTAGGTCAAAATATTGATGTTTGTGGTCATGAGATATCAGCTTTGTGCGTGATCTTTCACCTCTAACCAATGTTAGAGATTTTcgtggaagttaccaggaaagttgatgaaggcaagattatggatattatctacatggacttcggCACGGCATTTGTCAAGATCCCGCATAGGAAGTCGGCAaagaagattcagttgctcagcattcgaGATATGGTAGcaaactggattagacactaGCTTTTTGGAAGAATCCAGAGTGTGGCCATAGAGTGTTGCATTTCTGATTGGCGCCTGTAACTCGTGCAGTGTCTCGGGGATCGGTGCTGTtcccgttgttgtttgtcatctatatcaacaatctggatgaaatTATTGTTAACTGGATCAATAAATTTGCAGATGCCACCAACATTGGGAAGGTGCTGTGTACAAAAGAGGAAGATTACAACAGCTTGCCGTGAGATCTGTACCAACTGAATATTAGGCTTAAAAGGGgccgatgcaatttaatgcagacaagtgcaagatgttgcattttggaaggaccacGCAGGGTAGATCTTGCACAGcgactggtagggcactgaacGTGTGTGGTGGAACAAAGTGATCGGGGAATACAGGTCTACGAGTCCTTCAAAGTGGCTGCAAATGTGCACTTTGCGGATCTGAAAGAAGGTTTTTTAGCGTATTAACCTTCATAAATGAAAATATCGTGTACAGTAGATGGGATAtgatgttgtataagacgttggtgaggcctaatttggatattatgtgcagttctgctcacctacctacagaacaGATGGTAATAAATTTGAAAGAGTACTTATTACGCAGACTTTCTAACCCCTTATTCTACTTCCAGGTTCCTCAGCTCGGCTGACGTGGGACTCGTGGCTGTCCCGCGATCTAAATTTAAGGTCGGGGGTGACCGCGTCTTTGCTGTTGCAGCCCCTAGACAGTGGCGCAACATTTCCCTCCCTATCAGATCTGCTCCCGCCATTGACACCTTTAATTCCAGGCTTAAAACTTACCTTTATTCACTGGCGTTTGAATCTTCCTGATGTGGCTGATTGTTGGCCTGTGTCTAGGCTCCTGTGTTGTTTATATTCTACCTGTGATCTGTGTGCCTTGTTATTTAtatctgtgtttcttgtatttgtgattttagctACCTGTTATGGTCtgtacagcactttggtcaaaataggttgtttttaaatgtgctttataagtaaatttgacttgacttgacttggcaaggatgttgccgggactggaagACTTAAGTTCTAAGAGAAGAgtgaacaggtcaggactttattcattgacagacagactgacacagaaacatactttattgatcccgagggaaattgggtttcgttacagttgcaccgaccaagaatagtgaagaaatacaacaaaataaaaccagaaataaataaatgaaagtaagtaaattatgccaagtggaaataagtccaggaccagcctattggctcagagtgtctgacactccgggggaggagttgtaaagtgtgatggccacaggcaggaatgacttcctgcaacttggacagcatcctatTTTCAGACAGCACCGTCAGAGAGACAACGTGGgagactgaggagagatttgatggaAATATGCAGAATTGCATGGGGTGTTGATAGGATAAATTTCAAGGGGTAGAAAGGTGAAACTTGTTGACTCAGAGGGTGCTGCGAGTGTGAAACTAACTACAAGCACAAGCAGTACAAGCAGTTACGAGAagtctggatagatacatgaatgatAAACGTATAGAGCGccaggtcccggtgcaggtcaatgggaataagtaATTTAAGTAGTCCGGCATGGAACTCACGGAGCCAAGACCAGATGTGGTTTGCAGGTTTCTATCCGTCAAGTACGGCAGTGAAGCTGGTTGGCCCAATTTGCAATCTGACAGTTTATGGATTAATGAGATGAGGTGAATTTGCCCGACGGTTCAGACGAGATTTGAAATTAGTTTCAGACTGTTCAAAGTCCAGGTATGCAGCCACTGCTCTAATTTCACACAGATAAACACAGCAgttgtgagaggagaaggtgactctgaacctgcagttcccagtgctacccacctgaacagctgaaacagatctactgaagacaaaggtctgactgaggtccggtacactgataaatacagcaggtgtgagaggagaaggtgactctgaacctgcagttcccagtgctccccacctgaacagctgaaacagatctactgaagacaaaggtctgactgaggtccggtacactgataaatacagcaggtgtgagaggagaaggtgactctgaacctgcagttcccagtgctccccacctgaacagctgaaacagatctactgaagacaaaggtctgactgaggtccggtacactgataaatacagcaggtgtgagaggagaaggtgactcggAACCTGCAGTttccagtgctccccacctgaacagctgaaacagatctactgaagacaaaggtctgactgaggtccggtacactgataaatacagcaggtgtgagaggagaaggtgactctgaacctacaGTTCCCAGTGCttcccacctgaacagctgaaacagatctactgaagacaaaggtctgactgaggtccggtacactgataaatacagcaggtgtgagaggagaaggtgactctgaacctgcagttcccagtgctccccacctgaacaactgaaacagatctactgaagacaaaggtctgactgaggtccggtacactgataaatacagcaggtgtgagaggagaaggtgactctgaacctgcagttcccagtgctccccacctgaacagctgaaacagatctactgaagacaaaggtctgactgaggtccggtacactgataaatacagcaggtgtgagaggagaaggtgactctgaacctgcagttcccagtgctccccacctgaacagctgaaacagatctactgaagacaaaggtctgactgaggtccggtacactgataaatacagcaggtgtgagaggagaaggtgactctgaacctgcagttcccagtgctccccacctgaacagctgaaacagatctactgaagacaaaggtctgactgaggtccggtacactgataaatacagcaggtgtgagaggagaaggtgactctgaacctgcagttcccagtgctacccacctgaacagctgaaacagatctactgaagacaaaggtctgactgaggtccggtacactgataaatacagcaggtgtgagaggagaaggtgactctgaacctacagttcccagtgctccccacctgaacagctgaaacagatctactgaagacaaaggtctgactgaggtccggtacactgataaatacagcaggtgtgagaggagaaggtgactctgaacctacagttcccagtgctccccacctgaacagccgaaacagatctactgaagacaaaggtctgactgaggtccggtacactgataaatacagcaggtgtgagaggagaaggtgactcggAACCTGCAGTttccagtgctccccacctgaacagctgaaacagatctactgaagacaaaggtctgactgaggtccggtacactgataaatacagcaggtgtgagaggagaaggtgactcggAACCTGCAGTttccagtgctccccacctgaacagctgaaacagatctactgaagacaaaggtctgactgaggtccggtacactgataaatacagcaggtgtgagaggagaaggtgactctgaacctacaGTTCCCAGTGCttcccacctgaacagctgaaacagatctactgaagacaaaggtctgactgaggtccggtacactgataaatacagcaggtgtgagaggagaaggtgactctgaacctgcagttcccagtgctccccacctgaacagctgaaacagatctactgaagacaaaggtctgactgaggtatggtacactgataaatacagcaggtgtgagaggagaaggtgactctgaacctgcagttcccagtgctccccacctgaacagctgaaacagatctactgaagacaaaggtctgactgaggtccggtacactgataaatacagcaggtgtgagaggagaaggtgactctgaacctgcagttcccagtgctccccacctgaacagctgaaacagatctactgaagacaaaggtctgactgaggtccgatacactgataaatacagcaggtgtgagaggagaaggtgactctgaacctgcagttcccagtgctccccacctgaacagctgaaacagatctactgaagacaaaggtctgactgaggtccggtacactgataaatacagcaggtgtgagaggagaaggtgactctgaacctgcagttcccagtgctacccacctgaacagctgaaacagatctactgaagacaaaggtctgactgaggtccggtacactgataaatacagcaggtgtgagaggagaaggtgactctgaacctacagttcccagtgctccccacctgaacagccgaaacagatctactgaagacaaaggtctgactgaggtccggtacactgataaatacagcaggtgtgagaggagaaggtgacgcTGAACCtgtagttcccagtgctccccacgtGAACAACTGACGCCAGAGAGAGACAGGTGAGAGATGAAAGTCTCCATTGTCATGCAGACCTCGTAGAACTTGAAGAAGATTAATTTTCGTCACTATTCCCAGCAGTTCTCTGAAAGTACACAAACTACACTTActtcattttcttctctactgaaatgtccctcctttgtcaacatccaactgagtctttcaaccttttcttcaattgcttgtttgagtctgtccctgtagaactttgtcagttggtacagtcgatactcgcccccctctgccaggaggtcggagattgtaaactctggctctgtgaatataaaaaggaaaatttAGGCTTGAACTTAAATATCGCTCGTTTCCACCGCTCTCACTCAACTCAACAAAAAAAAACCGAGTCTTGAACTCGCCTGTAGACACAAAAAAGCACCTATTCCCAAACTCCTACCCAACAATGTTCTAGGTATTACGTTACCAAAAGGACCACATTAATACATACCAGTCCAGCCCCCATCCGACCCAACTCCCATTTCAACCAGAGacttattccaccgagatgcaacacagagcgtcataggaagtcattcctgccggtggccatcaaactttccaactcctccctaggagtgtcagacaccctgtgccaataggctggtcctggagatttccacttggcataatttacccgttattatttaattatttataatttTGAAATGCAATATTtccacactattcttggttggtgcgactgtaacgaaacctaatTTCACGCGGGAACAATaacgtatgtctgtctgtctgtcaatacaatccggggcatagatagggtagatggccACGTTCTTCTTCCCAGGGTAGGGAAGTCTGAGACTTGAGGACAGATATTTAAAAGAGACCAAAGGGACATTTTTTTTTCACGCGGTGGCTGATGGGTTTAAATTACGTCCAACCGGAGGAGGCagcaaacacaaataaaattacaaaaatgAGAGTTGTTTACAAGGGAAATTTGGGAAAACTGCAGGAAAACGAGACAAGCTCAGGCATCTAgatcagcatggattagatgcgCAGAAGGACCCTTTTCCAGTCGGTAACATTTTTTATTCCAACTGGAATCACAGATTTGAGCACAGTCACAATGTCTACAGGTGAGAGATATTTGGTCATTGGTTATACCGGGTTTCCCAGCAGAGATCCTGGGAATGTAATTTCAGGATGAGGGTCAACTCAATAGGTTTAATATTTAGAAACTCACGTTCACCATTTCTCCACAGCCGAGACATTCACTGGGGTATTAAAACTCCGATGCAGACcacaaatgtatctacaatgagctGCCTCCTGATCCTCTGCCATTCGAAACACTGGCAATGATCTCAGCTCCGCTACAGAAAGCAGATTTCGGAAACACCCCTCTTCTCCTTTGCCCAATGAATCCTTTGCCCGGCAGCCAATAAAAAACTCGGGGGTTTTGATAGTTTTCTTTCCAAGCCCTGAAATGCTGTGTTATCACACAATCAGTGAAATCCAGTAAGTGTTCCTATCATCTGGCGTTGAGTTTTAGAAATAAAAGTTGGCGATGTCATACATATCAGGGCCTGTTTGGAGGTGAAACGGACCCTGACACTAAACATTTACATTAACGACAAGATCGCTGTCGCACTCCTGTCACCGTTTCACAAAAGAATCTATTCCCAATCCCCAACACTTAAAACCTACCCAACAATGTTCTGGGTATTACGTTACCAAAAGGACCACATTAATACATACCAGTCCAGCCCCCATCCGACCCAGTCTCCCATTTCAATtttggatgggcaataaatgttgggacTGTCGATAATATTCGCTTCCCAGAGATACTCCCTCCATCCTGGTGAATATATTTCCCATAATTCACATCTCTTAAATACACTCCTCATACGGACAGCTTCATTTCCTCCAATGCACATCCTGGAAATCCTTACAGCaggtagtacatttcctgtagtgcGGTAGCAGCTGCCCACTACACCACATGTACCTCACCCAcaaatttcccctctctgcccaaACCTCCAACAAGGGATCGCATTTACCAcacacccccaaccccccccccccccccccacatctctGCCACATTCTGCGAACCCAGCAAcctcatatttcactcacctGCTCCTTGTTGGGCACTTGACAATTCCATATTCAATGATCTTCCAAGCTGAGCGGCAGTCACTTCAATTATGCCGGTTTCAGAGTCCCGATCAGTGTCTCTGACGCCACTGTCACTGGGCTGAATTTGTTCCATTTCCGCTGCGGCCGAACCGCATTCCTTTGGGAcattgctctcaatctgaccctgctttgaTACCATGCTTCCCGTGTTCCGATCATCTTCCCTCGATGATTTGCCTGTTAAAAACCTCTTGCGTATGTTCTGTACCCAATTTAATTTCCCACCTGAAGTAATTGATAAATTGCAGGTTAGACGAGTATGATTTAGATCTGAGCAAAACTGATTCAGACTGCAATGGAGCAGAGACTCtggctgaccagatttggagtggaaCTGTGCTGGTGAATGTGAACCGTACATCCTGCCAGTTGACCATCCCAATAGCCTGTGACTGGACGCATTCACTCTCAGTAAAATAACAGGATAGACATAGTAATACTGATCACTGAATTCACAGCGGTTGAACACACGGATGACCACGGGATCTTAATGCAATGGTGTCCGGTGATACTGGGAAGTATCACTGCGATTCTCTTCCACAAGCAAAAATCTCCCTGGGTCACTAATTGTCCAGTAGTCTGTGTCACACACGGACCAGCCACGGGATTACACATGGTCCAGTCTGCTGGAGCATACATTCTCCAATCGCTTTGTAACGCGATGTCCAGTCCCCTTGGTCCAGACTAACGATTCCCTTGAGACGCACATCGTTCGGTCCCCTGGGTCGCAGACTGACCATTACCTAGAGATCTATGCTGACCGCtcccctggttcccttcttatgTAACATGAAACAACTGTAACAACTGTGCCGATCATTGGCAAAGTCTCGCTTTAGGATGGACGTGATTACGCTGGAAAGAGTGCACTGGGAGAATGACCACTCTGGTACTGGACTGGAGTGTTGTTCTTTCTGTTATATGGTTCGCCTGGGACAGTTTGCGCTGGAGCTCGGAAGCGTGAACTGTGAACTTAACGCACGTATATGATAATGGTGGAGGAATACAAATACctgggatacgaattgacaataaactggactggtcaaagaacactggggTTGTATACAAGAAGGGTcggagccgtctctacttcctgaggattCTGAGGTCCTTTGGCATCT from Hemitrygon akajei unplaced genomic scaffold, sHemAka1.3 Scf000033, whole genome shotgun sequence encodes:
- the LOC140719919 gene encoding uncharacterized protein isoform X2 — protein: MFGGKLNWVQNIRKRFLTGKSSREDDRNTGSMVSKQGQIESNVPKECGSAAAEMEQIQPSDSGVRDTDRDSETGIIEVTAAQLGRSLNMELSSAQQGAEPEFTISDLLAEGGEYRLYQLTKFYRDRLKQAIEEKVERLSWMLTKEGHFSREENEKVTELTEKGNRTESSRLFLSLVMGKDSRALRAMWESFVTSRTELPKLDRILREIQELGPDPQKYMNIAQGLSELPTQLIV
- the LOC140719919 gene encoding uncharacterized protein isoform X1 gives rise to the protein MDKGGKLNWVQNIRKRFLTGKSSREDDRNTGSMVSKQGQIESNVPKECGSAAAEMEQIQPSDSGVRDTDRDSETGIIEVTAAQLGRSLNMELSSAQQGAEPEFTISDLLAEGGEYRLYQLTKFYRDRLKQAIEEKVERLSWMLTKEGHFSREENEKVTELTEKGNRTESSRLFLSLVMGKDSRALRAMWESFVTSRTELPKLDRILREIQELGPDPQKYMNIAQGLSELPTQLIV